One genomic segment of Ignavibacteriota bacterium includes these proteins:
- a CDS encoding MFS transporter: MNKKTSLTIIFITVFIDLLGFGLLIPILPTFASKVLFISDFEIGILVAAFSFMQFIFNPIVGNYSDTIGRRPIILASLLLTAISYIIFSFSHSFLMLLISRIIAGLGGSNISAAQAYIADITETKDRTKGMGIIGTAFALGFVFGPMLGGFLAHYGYEVVGYVAAGFSFIAFIFAVFFLKESLVKNKIETQKRQRLISINIFQELFAQKRLAFFVMIYFVIVFSMANIYGTFALLGYKVYNLNDRQIGLLYTIMGLASAFVQSGLLRYLLKHFKDETLLLVSMIFMIIGIGGLPFGYNFLGVAIISAISSFGTGSLQPIILGLISKEINQEKQGRLLGLNQSISAMARVLGPIWGGFAFDYLGYEFPFLTGAIFTFITLIISFYFMKSKKYKVY, from the coding sequence ATGAATAAAAAAACTTCACTCACAATTATATTTATTACGGTTTTTATTGATCTTCTGGGATTTGGATTACTCATTCCAATTTTGCCAACATTTGCAAGTAAAGTACTTTTTATTTCAGATTTTGAAATTGGAATTCTTGTTGCCGCATTTTCGTTTATGCAATTTATTTTTAATCCAATTGTCGGAAATTACTCGGATACAATTGGAAGACGGCCAATAATTTTAGCATCACTTTTATTGACTGCAATTTCATATATAATTTTCAGTTTTTCGCATTCCTTTTTAATGCTTTTAATTTCAAGAATTATTGCCGGACTTGGCGGAAGCAATATTTCTGCGGCTCAAGCTTACATTGCCGATATTACCGAAACAAAAGATAGAACAAAAGGAATGGGAATTATCGGCACAGCATTTGCTTTAGGATTTGTATTTGGACCAATGCTGGGTGGCTTTTTAGCGCATTATGGTTATGAAGTTGTCGGATATGTTGCTGCCGGTTTTTCATTTATTGCATTTATATTTGCAGTTTTCTTTTTAAAAGAATCCCTTGTTAAAAATAAAATTGAGACTCAAAAAAGACAAAGATTAATATCAATAAATATTTTTCAAGAATTATTTGCTCAAAAAAGATTGGCATTTTTTGTAATGATTTATTTTGTAATTGTTTTTTCAATGGCAAATATTTACGGAACTTTTGCACTTTTAGGATACAAAGTTTACAATTTAAATGATAGACAAATTGGTTTGTTATATACAATTATGGGATTAGCAAGCGCCTTTGTGCAAAGCGGTTTGCTAAGATATTTGTTAAAACATTTTAAAGATGAAACATTGCTTCTTGTAAGTATGATTTTTATGATTATAGGAATTGGAGGTTTACCTTTTGGATACAACTTTTTGGGAGTTGCAATAATTTCTGCAATTTCATCTTTTGGAACGGGAAGTTTACAGCCAATAATTTTAGGATTAATTTCCAAAGAAATTAATCAAGAAAAACAAGGAAGATTATTAGGATTGAATCAATCAATATCAGCAATGGCAAGAGTATTAGGTCCAATTTGGGGTGGATTTGCATTCGATTATTTAGGTTATGAATTTCCATTTTTAACGGGAGCAATTTTTACATTTATTACATTAATAATTTCATTTTATTTTATGAAATCAAAAAAATATAAAGTCTATTAA
- the dusB gene encoding tRNA dihydrouridine synthase DusB, with the protein MFKVGKIEIKNPLLLAPMEDVTSIAFRKLCKEMGADIVYTEFVNSDGLIRDNKKTHEKLKITNEERPVGIQIYGGEINAMREAAKIAEQENPEIIDINAGCWVKKVANRGAGAGLLKDPPYMQKMAKEIVDAVKIPVTVKTRLGWDENSIEILDVAKRLEDVGVQALTIHCRTRVQGHDGEPAWHWIPKIKEVVKIPVVVNGGIMSAEDALKAKEITNADGFMIARGAINHPWIFREIKEIFENGFVSKIVDVEERISTALRHLKYEITISEKAIIPFRKYYSGYLKGLYGASKIKQQIMQLEEYNSIEELLLNYKEHLLKHQELEEN; encoded by the coding sequence ATGTTTAAAGTTGGAAAAATAGAAATAAAAAATCCTTTACTACTTGCACCAATGGAAGATGTAACAAGTATTGCTTTTAGAAAATTATGCAAAGAAATGGGTGCCGATATTGTTTATACAGAATTTGTAAATTCCGATGGGTTGATTAGAGACAATAAAAAAACACATGAGAAATTAAAAATTACAAACGAAGAAAGACCGGTTGGAATTCAAATTTACGGCGGTGAAATAAATGCAATGCGTGAAGCTGCAAAAATTGCAGAACAAGAAAATCCGGAAATAATTGATATAAATGCCGGATGCTGGGTAAAAAAAGTTGCAAACCGCGGAGCCGGTGCAGGTTTACTTAAAGATCCACCGTATATGCAAAAAATGGCAAAGGAAATCGTGGATGCTGTTAAAATTCCGGTTACGGTTAAAACAAGATTGGGCTGGGATGAAAATTCAATTGAGATTCTTGATGTTGCAAAACGGCTTGAAGATGTTGGTGTTCAAGCATTGACAATTCATTGCAGAACAAGAGTTCAAGGTCACGATGGCGAACCGGCTTGGCATTGGATTCCAAAAATTAAAGAAGTAGTAAAAATTCCCGTTGTTGTAAATGGTGGAATAATGTCGGCAGAAGATGCATTAAAAGCAAAAGAAATTACTAACGCTGATGGATTTATGATTGCTCGCGGAGCAATAAATCATCCATGGATATTTAGAGAAATTAAAGAAATTTTTGAAAATGGTTTTGTATCAAAAATTGTAGATGTTGAAGAAAGGATTTCAACTGCACTTCGCCACTTAAAATATGAAATCACAATTAGTGAAAAAGCAATTATTCCATTTAGAAAATATTATTCGGGATATTTGAAAGGTCTTTACGGTGCTTCAAAAATTAAGCAGCAAATTATGCAGCTTGAAGAATACAATTCTATTGAAGAACTTTTATTAAATTATAAAGAACATTTATTAAAGCATCAAGAATTAGAAGAAAATTAA
- a CDS encoding adenine phosphoribosyltransferase, with product MELEKLIRDVPNFPKAGIIFKDITTLLKDKEAFQITLNLLYDLSKDKGITKVVGIESRGFIFGGALANKLNAGFVPIRKPGKLPAEKINEKYSLEYGTDSIEIHKDALDKNDIVLLHDDLLATGGTMKAACSLVERLGAKVEQISFIIELDFLNGRDLLKNYDVNSLIHY from the coding sequence ATGGAATTAGAAAAATTAATTAGAGATGTACCAAATTTTCCTAAAGCGGGAATTATCTTCAAAGATATTACAACATTGTTAAAAGACAAAGAGGCATTTCAAATTACTTTAAATCTTTTATACGATTTATCAAAAGATAAAGGAATTACAAAAGTTGTGGGAATTGAATCTCGCGGATTTATTTTTGGCGGTGCACTTGCAAATAAATTAAATGCCGGATTTGTTCCGATAAGAAAGCCGGGAAAACTTCCCGCAGAAAAAATTAATGAAAAATATTCGCTTGAATATGGAACCGATTCAATTGAAATTCATAAAGATGCTTTAGATAAAAATGATATTGTTTTATTGCATGATGATCTTTTGGCAACCGGTGGAACAATGAAAGCTGCGTGCAGTTTGGTTGAAAGACTTGGTGCCAAAGTTGAACAAATTTCTTTTATAATTGAATTAGATTTTTTAAATGGAAGAGATTTATTAAAAAACTATGATGTAAATTCTTTAATTCATTATTGA
- a CDS encoding CPBP family intramembrane metalloprotease: MKKTIIDEFLIIKNEFKILDKKVVTIFLSSIFLFTISWYFSTPKFFTQQFQFYKNDFPSNEIYSFMFWFLLDTILFLIIPILIIKYIFKEDLIKYGLTLKNFSIGFKISGISILVFIPIIFLLSQSENFVEYFPLMQSAKDDILIFIIYEIGFIIFIFSWEFIFRGFLLFGLEEKFGIYSIFIQIIPFVILHNGKPFIETFASIFGGIFLGYLALRFRSIWYGFLIHSFILISLDILSFLMN, translated from the coding sequence ATGAAAAAAACAATTATTGATGAATTTCTTATCATAAAAAATGAATTCAAAATACTAGATAAAAAAGTTGTTACAATATTTCTAAGTTCAATATTTCTGTTTACAATAAGCTGGTATTTTTCAACACCAAAATTTTTTACTCAACAATTTCAATTCTACAAAAATGATTTTCCTTCCAACGAAATTTACTCATTTATGTTTTGGTTTTTGTTGGATACAATACTTTTTTTAATTATTCCCATTCTTATCATAAAATATATTTTCAAAGAAGATTTAATTAAATATGGATTAACACTCAAAAATTTTTCAATTGGGTTTAAAATTTCCGGAATATCAATTCTAGTTTTTATTCCCATAATATTTTTACTTTCGCAATCAGAAAATTTTGTTGAATATTTTCCGCTTATGCAAAGTGCGAAAGATGATATCTTAATTTTCATTATTTATGAAATTGGATTTATCATATTTATTTTTTCGTGGGAATTTATTTTCCGAGGATTTTTACTTTTTGGATTAGAAGAAAAATTCGGAATTTACTCAATATTTATTCAAATAATTCCGTTTGTAATTTTGCATAATGGAAAACCTTTTATAGAAACTTTTGCATCAATTTTTGGCGGAATATTTTTAGGATATTTAGCATTAAGATTTCGATCAATCTGGTATGGATTTTTAATCCACAGTTTTATTTTAATTTCTCTTGATATATTATCTTTTCTGATGAATTGA
- a CDS encoding pyridoxine 5'-phosphate synthase yields the protein MMKFSLNVDHVAFLRNARGEENPDPVTYALMAELYGVDGIVVHLREDRRHINERDLRLMREQLKTKLDLEMAAVKEIIDIACDVQPDLVTLVPEKRQELTTEGGLNIIDNIDLIRNTIDRLHEVDIPVSLFVEPDLNQIDAASEISADVIEIHTGTYANSKVEEDIFDELERIRQAAKHAKKLGLGVNAGHGLNYYNMKEFMLIENIDEVSIGQAVIARSIFVGIEQAIKEMLSLIDKK from the coding sequence ATTATGAAATTTTCGTTAAATGTTGATCATGTTGCATTTCTAAGAAATGCCCGCGGTGAAGAAAATCCTGATCCGGTAACTTATGCTTTAATGGCTGAATTATATGGCGTTGATGGAATTGTAGTTCACCTTCGTGAAGATCGTCGACATATAAATGAACGCGATTTAAGATTGATGAGAGAGCAACTAAAAACAAAACTCGATCTTGAAATGGCAGCGGTAAAAGAAATAATTGATATTGCCTGTGATGTTCAGCCGGATTTGGTTACGCTCGTCCCGGAAAAAAGACAAGAACTTACAACCGAAGGCGGATTAAATATTATTGATAATATTGACTTAATTAGAAATACAATTGATCGTTTGCACGAAGTTGATATTCCGGTTTCACTTTTTGTTGAACCGGATTTAAATCAAATTGATGCAGCTTCAGAAATTAGTGCTGATGTAATAGAAATTCATACCGGAACTTACGCAAACTCAAAAGTTGAAGAAGATATTTTTGATGAACTGGAAAGAATTAGGCAAGCCGCAAAACATGCAAAAAAATTAGGACTCGGAGTAAATGCCGGTCACGGTTTGAATTATTACAATATGAAAGAATTTATGCTGATTGAAAATATAGATGAAGTTAGTATTGGGCAAGCTGTAATCGCCCGTTCAATATTTGTTGGAATTGAACAAGCGATAAAAGAAATGTTATCACTTATTGATAAAAAATAA
- a CDS encoding TIGR02757 family protein, protein MNQLKRKLEYHYKKFDANQIYPDPIIFPRKFKRESDIEISAFISSIFAYGSVTQILNSLEIIHNLFGNSPTDFFLNFDSKNHKDFFKNFKHRFYSGNDVKKLFQIIKYILEEYESIKHLFLLYYFDQDKNIKNSLSFFSKNLIEISERISASTKGVKFMFPDPFSGSACKRMNLFLRWMVRKDEIDLGIWKAVNKKQLIIPVDTHIAKLSKELGLTKRKNVSWQMAEEITEKLKNFDQNDPVKYDFAICHIGIRKISF, encoded by the coding sequence TTGAATCAATTAAAAAGAAAATTAGAATATCATTACAAAAAATTTGACGCAAACCAAATTTATCCCGATCCTATAATTTTTCCGCGAAAGTTTAAAAGAGAATCTGATATAGAAATTTCTGCATTTATTTCCAGCATATTTGCTTACGGAAGCGTAACACAAATTTTAAATTCATTGGAAATAATTCATAATTTATTTGGAAATTCACCAACTGATTTTTTTCTGAATTTTGATTCGAAAAATCATAAAGATTTCTTTAAGAATTTTAAACATCGATTTTATTCCGGGAATGATGTAAAAAAACTTTTCCAAATTATTAAATATATTTTGGAAGAATACGAATCAATAAAACATCTGTTTTTACTTTATTATTTTGATCAAGATAAAAACATTAAAAATTCACTTTCATTTTTTTCGAAAAATTTAATTGAAATTTCGGAAAGAATTTCTGCATCCACAAAAGGCGTTAAATTTATGTTTCCCGATCCATTTTCCGGAAGCGCATGCAAACGAATGAATTTATTTTTAAGATGGATGGTTAGGAAAGATGAAATAGATTTGGGAATTTGGAAAGCTGTAAATAAAAAACAGCTTATAATTCCGGTTGATACACATATTGCAAAGCTGAGCAAAGAATTAGGTTTAACAAAAAGAAAAAATGTTTCTTGGCAAATGGCAGAAGAAATAACAGAAAAGTTGAAAAATTTTGACCAAAATGATCCGGTTAAATATGATTTTGCAATTTGTCACATTGGAATTAGAAAAATTAGTTTTTAG